The DNA window TTCGCCCGATGGACGAGAGCGATGAATAAGACCATCGAGGAAATCCTTGCGCCGAAGCCGGAGGCGCGTCCGCGCATCTACGCCTACTCGATTCACGACAAGGCGCACGCGGGCCTGCTCAAGGTGGGCCAGACCACGCGCGACGTGAAGCAGCGCGTCGCCGAGCAACTCAAGACCGCAAACATCAAGAATTACAAAGTTGAACTGGACGAGGTCGCCGAGCGCAACGACGGCACGACGTTCACTGATCATGAGGTACGTGCCGCTCTCGCCAAGAAGGGTTGCGAGAAGGTCGAACTGGAATGGATGCGCTGCACGGTACAGG is part of the Nitrospirota bacterium genome and encodes:
- a CDS encoding GIY-YIG nuclease family protein translates to MNKTIEEILAPKPEARPRIYAYSIHDKAHAGLLKVGQTTRDVKQRVAEQLKTANIKNYKVELDEVAERNDGTTFTDHEVRAALAKKGCEKVELEWMRCTVQ